A window of Maioricimonas rarisocia genomic DNA:
CTCCTCGTCCCGGGCATCGCGGGCCTTCGCCTTTTCGGGGAGCGTGGGCGTCGCGCCGTCCTCGACCGGGGCCGTGACCGGTGTGGTTGTCGTCTCCTGCACGGCGGTCTGCAGATCGGTGGTCGTGCCTGCGAGGACAGCGATGTCGGCGGTTTTCGTGATGGGGACGCCCGATTTGATCTGGCCGGCGTCGCTGTCGGCAGGAGCATCCGGCGGCGCGTTGGTCGCATTCAGCAGTTCGCGATTTCTGGCGGTCTCCTGGTGGAACCGCCTGCTGAACGAGCTGAGTTCGACGCCGCTACTGTCCACCAGCATGACGGTGAGGGCCACATAAGGAAAATTTCCGGAAGGATCGATCGCGAACCGGCCCCGCAATTCCCAGTCAGCCGTGAGTTCATCGACGATCTCGATGCCGGCCTCCTTCAGGCTGGCGGCCAGTTTCGTTTCGATGAGGCGACCGGTTCCGGTCTTCGGCCCGCTGATCGTGCCGACCGCAATGGCGTTCTCGCCTTTGTCATCCAGGTATCGCTTGACGTTCTGCGTGACGGTATTGACCGCCTCGTCAAGGGAGCTGCCGAATGCGGAGGGGGTGTCGAACCCGCCGAGCAGCAGGAGTGCCGGCAGCAACGTCAACGAGCGGAACAGGTTGCGTGACATCTATGGGGTCCTTCGGGGTGGGGGGCTGTTACCGCCGTGCTCCGGACCGGGCGAGCGGGGGTCTGCAGGACTTCGAGAATCGCACGCCGGGCGTGAGTGGTCAACATCCTCTGGCACCGTCACAGGGGAAATCGCCATCGGTGACCGGCGTGGACAGGAAATGTTCCGGATTGAGGAATGTGTTGGGGAAAGGAATCAGGAGTCAGGAAATAGGAGTCAGGAGGTGGGAATGCCGGGACGGGTGGTGGGCCCGTCCCGCGGTCACTCGTTGCCGGCGGTCAGTCACCGCTGTTGAGGAGATTCTTCTGCTTCTTGGTTGTGGGGGAGGCTGGAGCAGGAGTTGAAGGCGGAGGTGGCTGGTCGTCGGGAGCGGCCCGGACTGTTTCGTCCGGCGGGCCTTCACGCAGTCGATGCAGTTCCGCAAGAGCGATTCCGTACTCGAAAAAAGTGTTCGGGCCGTGCTCGATCACCCACTGGAACTCGCGGATCGCCTCATCCCGTCGACCGGCAGCCAGATGGGCCAGACCGATATTACAGCGGGCCTCCGTTTCCTGGTCGTTGTCCTTTGCCGCTTCGAGCAGTCCAGCAGCGTCGATAGTGCCACGGAGAAAAGCGATGACGGGAGCGGGCCATTCGTCGTTCAGGCGTCCGTCGGCCTGTTCGAGCAGACGTTCGGCCCGGTCCAGTTCGTTCATCATGCGAGCGGCCAGACTCCCGGTGATGACAGCATAAGGAGTTCGGCCGCCGTTCCAGTCTTCCAGCGTGAGCACCTTGTCGAAGTCGTCGAGTGCATTCGGCTGGCGAAGATGGAATCGAGCAAGTCCACGCTTGTAGTGCACGTCGACATTGTCGGGATCGATTGTGAGGGCCCGATCGTAGTCGTCGACTGCCCGCGCCATGTCCCCCTTGCGACGATAGCTGTCCCCGCGATTGCCGTGGGCCCGCAGGTGCTGGGGATCGAGTCGTATCGCCTCACTGTAGTCTGCGATTGCCCGATCCAAGTCCAGTTGTCGAAACCGGGTATAGCCGCGATTGTTGTACGCCAACGCGTAACTCGGATCGAGGCGGATTGCCTCGTCGTAGTCGGCGATGGCGCGGTCGTATTCTTCCTTTTCGTCCCACGCGAGGGCGCGAGCATTGAGGAATGCGGCAGATGTGGGATCGATGGCAATGGCACGGTTGTAGTCTTCGAGGGCCCTGTCGTACTCCTGTTTGCGATACCATGCCAGGCCTCGCGTCGCATATGCATGAGCATTTCTTCTGTCGAGGCGGATTGCCTCGTCGTAGTCGGCGATCGCGCGATCGTATTCGCCCTTTTGACGCCATGCGTCGCCGCGGTTCCGGTAGGCGGAAGCGTACTTCGGATCGAGGCGGATCGCCTCGTCGCAGTCGGCAATGGCGCGGTCGTACTCTTCTTCCCTGCGCCATGCGCGGCTGCGGGCGTTGAAAATCCAAGCCTCGGTGGAGTCAATGGCGAGCGCCTGATCGTAATCTTCCATCGCCCTGGTGTACTCGTGCTTGCCATACCAGGCCAGACCGCGCGACGCGTAGCAACTGGCATCGTTTTCGTCGAGTTGGAGGGCCACATCATAGTCGGCGATGGCCAGATCGTATTCGCCCTTCCGACGCAAGGAGTTGCCGCGGTTCTCGTAGGCCCAGGTGTACTGTGGATCGATTCGAATGGC
This region includes:
- a CDS encoding tetratricopeptide repeat protein; the protein is MNRPPAASALAALAMLSLTAAARAQEYAPGDEVVAIVDGTLRVSGQEVVDEVWPGLVLTVEDVKGQWLWLSNGKPGWLEQSKVIPLDRRAIDRLTALIRASPKDANLYSGRADVWQHLGELDIALADYNEAIRLDADSGVFRNNRGNVWLDKKEYDRAIADYDESIRLERDRQKKAMTYSNHSVAWRSKEEYDRAIADCDEAIRLDPEYASAYRNRGDAWRQKGDYDRAIADCDEAIRLDKKDADAYASRGLAWYGKQEYTRAMEDYDRALAIDSTEAWIFNNRGNAWYATGDYDRAIADYGQAIRIDPQYTWAYENRGNSLRRKGEYDLAIADYDVALQLDENDASCYASRGLAWYGKHEYTRAMEDYDQALAIDSTEAWIFNARSRAWRREEEYDRAIADCDEAIRLDPKYASAYRNRGDAWRQKGEYDRAIADYDEAIRLDRRNAHAYATRGLAWYRKQEYDRALEDYNRAIAIDPTSAAFLNARALAWDEKEEYDRAIADYDEAIRLDPSYALAYNNRGYTRFRQLDLDRAIADYSEAIRLDPQHLRAHGNRGDSYRRKGDMARAVDDYDRALTIDPDNVDVHYKRGLARFHLRQPNALDDFDKVLTLEDWNGGRTPYAVITGSLAARMMNELDRAERLLEQADGRLNDEWPAPVIAFLRGTIDAAGLLEAAKDNDQETEARCNIGLAHLAAGRRDEAIREFQWVIEHGPNTFFEYGIALAELHRLREGPPDETVRAAPDDQPPPPSTPAPASPTTKKQKNLLNSGD